The Streptococcus sanguinis genome contains the following window.
TTTCTTGGAATTTTTCAAGAAATGGGTCAGCCATTCTATAGTATCAATATCTAGGTGGTTGGTCGGCTCATCCAGCAAGAGTAAATCAGCATCGCCTAAGAGAACCTGAGCCAGCTGAACTCGGCGACGAAGGCCTCCTGATAACTGGCCAACCTTAAGTGACAGATTAGTCAGACCAAGCTTGGACAGGACCGTCTTGACCTGACTTTCGATTTCCCAAGCATGGAGCGAGTCCATCTCGGCCATAACCGCTTCTAGTCTAGACTGTTGACTTTCATCATAAGCTGTCAGGAGCAGCTCATACTCTCGAATCAACTGCATTTCCCGTAAATCACTGGACAAAACAGTGTCAAGCACCGTCTGCTTCTCATCAAAATCAGGCTCCTGAGTCAGATAAGCAATCTTATATCCTGTCTTAGCAGAAACAGGGCTGACATCTCCGTCAAAGCCCGACTTGCCCGACAACACATCCAGCAGCGTTGTCTTTCCAGTTCCATTGACACCAATCAGACCAATCCGGTCTAGGTCATGAATGATAAAGGAAATATCCCGAAAAACAGTCTTATCTCCTACTGATTTAGTTAGCTTGTCAACGATAAAATCGCTCATTTCTTCTCCTTGATATAGGCGTAAATGGTCTCTAGCTCATTAGGTAAGTGGCCATCTACAATAGCATATTCCAACTCTTTCAAAATTTGGCCAAGTTTTGGTCCTGGCTTAAAGCCGAACTCCCGCATCAGCATGCCGCCATTGACCACCATTTCCTGCTTACTATGAATAGTCAGACTGGCATCAAGATTCTGAATTGCAGAGAAATCCACTGGTAGATCTTGCGCCTGCCGAAGCTCTTCTGCTTGTAGCAATAAGTCAATATCATAGTCATAGCAGTCACGTTTGGTCAAGTCTCGTTCTGAGCGAATGGCCGCAATCTCAACCAAATCTTCTACTTTATTAGCAAATTCACGAGAGGTCTTCCATTTTTTTAGAAAGCCTTTAACATTTTGCACATCCAAGGCCAGTAAAAGTGCTGCCCAAGCCTGCTCAGATGCTGAAAAGCGAAAATCCGAATCCAAGTCAAAGAGCCGTTCTAACTTAACTCTACTTCCCTTCAAATCAGGCAAAAATTCTATGGCACCGCTTGTCAAGAGTGCTTCTAAACCCTTGCGCCAAAACGGAGCCAGCAAGAGCTTGTTGAACTCGATAAAAATTCGTTCAACTGAAATCTTTTCCAGCAAGGGAGCACAATCCTTCATAGCTGCAAAAGTATCTTGCTCCAGATTAA
Protein-coding sequences here:
- a CDS encoding CCA tRNA nucleotidyltransferase — translated: MRLETLPSEFQEALPVLEKIKAAGFEAYFVGGSVRDALLQRPIHDVDIASSSYPEETKRIFDRTVDVGIEHGTVLVLENNREYEVTTFRTEDVYVDYRRPSKVSFVRSLEEDLKRRDFTINALALDENGQVIDLFQGLDDLKKRILRAVGTAAERFNEDALRIMRGFRFQAALDFNLEQDTFAAMKDCAPLLEKISVERIFIEFNKLLLAPFWRKGLEALLTSGAIEFLPDLKGSRVKLERLFDLDSDFRFSASEQAWAALLLALDVQNVKGFLKKWKTSREFANKVEDLVEIAAIRSERDLTKRDCYDYDIDLLLQAEELRQAQDLPVDFSAIQNLDASLTIHSKQEMVVNGGMLMREFGFKPGPKLGQILKELEYAIVDGHLPNELETIYAYIKEKK